One Longimicrobium sp. genomic window, GCCATGACCACCGGCGGCTACGACGAGTCGCGCTCGCCCGAGGCCCTCAACGCCCGCCCGTTCCTGCGCGGCCGCCGCCCGCAGGCCTTCAAGATCAGGCGGGCCGCCGAGCCACCGGCGGAAACCTCTCCAGCCGCGCCGGTGCCGGTCGCCGCGGGTGACATCGTGGATTCGGGAGATGCTGATCTGGCGGAAGATCGCGGACCCGCACGCGCGGAAGCCGAGGCGAGGGCGGCCGGGGCGGACGCCGAGGAGGAGGGATGACGATGGACAGGCGCAGGTTCCTGGCGCTGGGTGGCGCGTCGCTCTCGGCGCTGCTGCTGGAGGCGTGCAACTCGAAGGGGCCGGAGGGTGCGCGCGAGCTCCTGCGCTGGGCCGAGCGGCGCAACGAGGGCGTCGAACGCTTCCTCTTCCGCCACACGGCGATGGACCACCCGGAGAGCCGCCAGGTGGCCGGGCGCGCCATGCCGGCGTACTTCATCTCCAGGAAGGTGCCGGTGTGGGACCCGGCCGTGCGCGGCACCTGGGCGCTGGAGGTCGCCGGCTCCGTCGCGCGCCCCCTGCGCCTCTCGCTGGACGACCTGGTGAAGCTGCCGGGCGTCACCCAGCGGGTGAACCACTACTGCGTGGAGGGGTGGACGGCCGTCACCCGCTTCACCGGCGTGCGCGTGAGCACCCTGGCGAAGCTGGCCGGGATCCGGCCCGACGCCCGGTACGTCG contains:
- a CDS encoding molybdopterin-dependent oxidoreductase, giving the protein MTMDRRRFLALGGASLSALLLEACNSKGPEGARELLRWAERRNEGVERFLFRHTAMDHPESRQVAGRAMPAYFISRKVPVWDPAVRGTWALEVAGSVARPLRLSLDDLVKLPGVTQRVNHYCVEGWTAVTRFTGVRVSTLAKLAGIRPDARYVDFESFDDGYHESWDLESALHPQTLVVYAREGHYLNSYYGAPARVHSPVKLGYKNTKYLTRVVFLPNRTGGYWSDKGYEWYAGT